The proteins below come from a single Azospirillum thiophilum genomic window:
- a CDS encoding rhodanese-like domain-containing protein — translation MLLDVRGPAAFAHGHVLGAINLPDGKITERRMADWPEGTLFVVYCAGPHCNGADRAALRLVRIGRPVKLMIGGVMGWIDEGSTLASGNGQD, via the coding sequence ATGCTGCTCGATGTGCGCGGGCCGGCGGCGTTTGCGCACGGACATGTCCTGGGCGCGATCAATCTGCCGGACGGCAAGATTACAGAGCGCAGGATGGCGGATTGGCCGGAGGGAACGCTGTTCGTCGTCTATTGTGCCGGGCCCCATTGCAACGGGGCGGATCGCGCTGCGTTGCGGCTGGTGCGGATCGGGCGGCCGGTCAAGCTGATGATCGGCGGCGTGATGGGCTGGATCGATGAAGGGTCTACGCTGGCATCAGGCAACGGCCAGGACTGA
- a CDS encoding efflux RND transporter periplasmic adaptor subunit yields the protein MSRRHTPLALIAMLLLSTAPLYGAQAQMKADADRITVQPRPVEDLKAVFATVESVHETLARTRIGGTLAGLKVKEGDKVTMGQVVATVRDPKLPLQLVALDARIQALQAQQHQAELELDRARQLRASGTGTQQRLDDAQAAMDVARAKIAAMRAERAVVDQQLREGDVSAPANGRILQVKVIDGAVVLPGEPVASIAVETYVLRLHLPERHARFMHEGDPVLVGDRGLGPVTPSGGGAAQEPKAPNLKRGTVRLVYPEMANGQVVADATVTGLGDFFVGERVRVYVATGTRDAVMVPPDWIIRRFGTDFVRLTDGTETPVQVGNTIPTIGDQPGGLEVLSGLRPGDVIVRPEGV from the coding sequence ATGTCCCGTCGACACACCCCTCTCGCACTGATCGCGATGCTCCTGCTCTCCACTGCTCCACTGTATGGCGCACAGGCCCAGATGAAGGCAGATGCCGACCGCATCACCGTGCAGCCCCGGCCGGTCGAAGATCTGAAGGCCGTCTTCGCCACTGTGGAAAGCGTCCATGAGACGCTGGCCCGTACGCGCATCGGCGGCACGCTCGCTGGTCTGAAGGTCAAGGAGGGGGACAAGGTGACCATGGGCCAAGTCGTTGCCACCGTGCGTGATCCGAAGCTGCCGCTGCAATTGGTAGCGCTGGACGCACGCATCCAGGCACTCCAGGCACAGCAGCACCAAGCTGAACTCGAACTAGACCGGGCGCGGCAACTGCGTGCCAGCGGCACCGGCACACAGCAGCGGCTTGACGATGCGCAGGCCGCGATGGACGTGGCACGGGCTAAGATCGCTGCCATGAGGGCCGAGCGCGCGGTAGTGGACCAGCAGCTGCGCGAGGGCGACGTGTCCGCTCCCGCCAACGGCCGCATCCTCCAGGTCAAGGTAATCGACGGCGCGGTGGTGCTGCCTGGCGAGCCTGTGGCGAGCATCGCCGTCGAGACCTACGTGCTGCGCCTGCATCTGCCCGAGCGGCACGCCCGCTTCATGCATGAGGGTGACCCGGTGCTGGTCGGCGACCGTGGGCTTGGGCCGGTCACTCCGTCCGGCGGAGGGGCGGCCCAGGAACCGAAGGCTCCAAACCTGAAGCGCGGCACCGTTCGCCTAGTTTATCCCGAGATGGCGAATGGCCAAGTGGTCGCCGACGCCACGGTCACCGGGCTCGGCGACTTCTTCGTGGGCGAACGGGTGCGCGTCTATGTGGCCACCGGCACGCGGGATGCCGTCATGGTGCCCCCCGACTGGATCATCCGCCGCTTCGGAACCGATTTCGTCCGCCTGACCGATGGTACGGAGACACCGGTGCAGGTCGGCAACACGATTCCCACGATCGGCGACCAGCCCGGCGGGCTGGAGGTGCTGTCCGGCCTTAGGCCCGGGGACGTCATCGTCAGGCCGGAGGGTGTGTGA
- the gltA gene encoding citrate synthase → MTQTEDGKDTVTLIDNKTGSQVTMPVLHGAVGPSVIDIRKLYAATGYFTYDPGFTSTGSCESGITYIDGDEGVLLHRGYAIDELAEHSTFPEVCFLLLNNHLPTAAERTDFENILRRHSMVHEQLTKFYSGFRRDAHPMAIMCGVVGALSAFYHDSLDINDPQARKIAAHRLIAKMPTIAAMAYKYSTGQPFMYPRNDLSYAENFLYMTFGTPCEPYKVNPILSKAMDKIFILHADHEQNASTSTVRLAGSSGANPFACIAAGIASLWGPAHGGANEAVLKMLEEIGSVDRIPEFVRRAKDKNDNFRLMGFGHRVYKNYDPRAQVMRQTCHEVLGELGIKDEPLLDIAMELERIALSDEYFIEKKLYPNVDFYSGIILKAMGFPTSMFTVLFALARTVGWISQWKEMIEDPVQKIGRPRQLYTGHTKRPFVPLNERG, encoded by the coding sequence ATGACCCAGACTGAGGACGGCAAGGATACCGTTACCCTCATCGACAACAAAACGGGCAGCCAGGTCACGATGCCGGTCCTGCACGGCGCCGTCGGGCCGAGCGTGATCGACATCCGCAAGCTCTACGCCGCGACCGGCTATTTCACCTACGATCCGGGCTTCACCTCGACCGGCAGCTGCGAATCCGGCATCACCTACATCGACGGCGACGAGGGTGTCCTGCTGCACCGCGGTTACGCCATCGACGAACTGGCCGAGCATTCGACCTTCCCGGAAGTGTGCTTCCTCCTGCTCAACAACCACCTGCCGACTGCCGCCGAGCGCACGGATTTCGAGAACATCCTGCGCCGCCACTCGATGGTGCATGAGCAGCTGACCAAGTTCTACAGCGGCTTCCGCCGCGACGCGCATCCGATGGCGATCATGTGCGGCGTCGTCGGCGCCCTGTCCGCCTTCTACCACGACTCGCTGGACATCAACGATCCGCAGGCGCGCAAGATCGCTGCGCACCGCCTGATCGCCAAGATGCCGACGATCGCCGCGATGGCCTACAAGTATTCGACGGGCCAGCCCTTCATGTATCCGCGCAACGACCTGTCGTATGCGGAAAACTTCCTCTACATGACCTTCGGCACGCCGTGCGAGCCTTACAAGGTCAACCCGATCCTGTCCAAGGCGATGGACAAGATCTTCATCCTGCACGCTGATCACGAGCAGAACGCCTCGACCTCGACCGTCCGTCTGGCCGGCTCGTCGGGTGCCAACCCGTTCGCCTGCATTGCCGCCGGCATCGCCTCGCTGTGGGGGCCGGCCCATGGCGGTGCGAACGAGGCCGTGCTGAAGATGCTGGAGGAGATCGGCTCGGTCGATCGCATCCCCGAGTTCGTCCGCCGCGCCAAGGACAAGAACGACAACTTCCGCCTGATGGGCTTCGGCCATCGGGTCTACAAGAACTACGACCCGCGCGCCCAGGTGATGCGCCAGACCTGCCACGAGGTGCTCGGCGAACTGGGCATCAAGGACGAGCCGCTGCTCGACATCGCGATGGAGCTGGAGAGGATCGCCCTGTCGGACGAGTACTTCATCGAGAAGAAGCTCTATCCGAACGTCGATTTCTACTCGGGCATCATCCTGAAGGCGATGGGCTTCCCGACCAGCATGTTCACCGTGCTGTTCGCGCTGGCCCGCACCGTCGGCTGGATCAGCCAGTGGAAGGAGATGATCGAGGATCCGGTGCAGAAGATCGGCCGTCCGCGTCAGCTCTACACCGGCCACACCAAGCGGCCCTTCGTGCCGCTGAACGAGCGTGGCTAA
- a CDS encoding NAD(P)/FAD-dependent oxidoreductase, whose amino-acid sequence MAHIVVLGAGIGGIPMAYEMKDLARAEDRITVVSNSDSFQFVPSNPWVAVGWRKRKDITIPLSEPFARKGIAFKPVGCRRVRPEENRLELNDGTSLDYDHLVIATGPELAFDEIDGFGPQANTISICHVDHAVEAAERWEAFCRAPGPLVIGAVQGASCFGPAYEFAMIVDSDLRRRKIRHKVPITFVSSEPYIGHLGLGGVGDTKGLLESALRERHIKWIVNARTDRFEPQAVHVTEIGEDGQEKARHVLDSSLTMMLPAFRGIDALRGAEGLVNPRGFVLTDKHQRNPTYRNVFGVGVCIAIPPVEKTLVPVGVPKTGYMIETMVTATARNIRALLDGTEPTEEPTWNALCLADFGDSGVAFVAMPQIPPRNINWSSHGRWVHLAKVGFERYFLRKVRKGLSEPGYERYVLKLLGLKRVQEPATTTSDV is encoded by the coding sequence ATGGCACACATCGTCGTCCTCGGGGCGGGCATCGGTGGCATTCCGATGGCCTACGAGATGAAGGATCTGGCACGGGCGGAGGACCGGATCACCGTCGTGTCGAATAGCGACAGCTTCCAGTTCGTGCCGTCCAATCCTTGGGTCGCCGTGGGATGGCGCAAGCGGAAAGACATCACGATCCCGCTCAGCGAACCCTTCGCCCGCAAAGGCATCGCCTTCAAGCCGGTCGGCTGCCGTCGGGTGCGCCCGGAGGAGAACAGACTGGAACTGAATGACGGCACCAGCCTCGACTACGACCATCTGGTGATCGCCACCGGCCCCGAACTTGCCTTCGACGAGATCGACGGATTCGGACCGCAGGCCAACACGATCTCCATCTGCCACGTAGACCATGCGGTGGAGGCGGCCGAACGGTGGGAAGCGTTCTGCCGCGCCCCCGGCCCGCTGGTGATCGGCGCCGTGCAGGGTGCCTCTTGCTTCGGCCCGGCCTATGAGTTCGCGATGATCGTCGACTCAGACCTGCGGCGCCGGAAGATCCGGCACAAGGTACCCATCACCTTCGTCTCTTCCGAGCCTTACATCGGCCATCTCGGCCTGGGCGGCGTAGGCGACACCAAGGGGCTGCTGGAATCGGCTCTGCGTGAGCGTCACATCAAGTGGATCGTCAACGCCCGTACCGACAGATTCGAGCCGCAGGCGGTGCATGTCACCGAGATCGGCGAAGACGGCCAGGAGAAGGCCAGGCACGTTCTCGACAGCAGTCTGACGATGATGCTCCCCGCCTTCCGTGGGATCGACGCCCTGCGTGGCGCGGAGGGGCTGGTAAACCCGCGCGGCTTCGTGCTGACCGACAAGCATCAGCGCAACCCGACATACCGAAACGTCTTCGGCGTTGGCGTGTGCATCGCCATCCCGCCGGTCGAGAAGACGCTGGTGCCGGTCGGCGTGCCCAAGACCGGCTACATGATCGAGACCATGGTCACCGCCACCGCGCGCAACATCCGCGCCCTGCTCGATGGAACGGAGCCAACCGAGGAACCGACCTGGAATGCGCTATGCTTGGCCGATTTCGGGGACAGCGGCGTCGCCTTCGTCGCCATGCCGCAGATTCCGCCACGCAACATCAACTGGTCGTCGCACGGACGCTGGGTGCATCTCGCCAAAGTGGGGTTCGAGCGCTATTTCCTGCGCAAGGTCCGCAAAGGCCTCAGCGAGCCGGGGTACGAGCGCTATGTGCTCAAGCTGCTCGGCCTGAAGCGCGTCCAGGAGCCTGCCACGACAACGAGCGACGTGTGA
- the gloA gene encoding lactoylglutathione lyase, giving the protein MSEFRLLHTMLRVLDLEKSLDFYTRLLGMKLLRRSDYEGGRFTLAFVGYGDEADTAVLELTHNWDQKEPYEIGTAYGHIALGVPDIYSTCETLAAEGVKIPRPPGPMKHGSTVIAFIEDPDGYKVELIEAK; this is encoded by the coding sequence ATGAGCGAATTCCGTCTGCTGCATACGATGTTGCGGGTGCTGGATCTGGAGAAGTCTTTGGACTTCTACACCCGGCTTCTCGGCATGAAGCTGCTGCGCCGCAGCGATTACGAGGGGGGGCGCTTCACGCTGGCTTTTGTCGGCTATGGCGATGAAGCCGATACCGCAGTTCTGGAACTGACTCACAATTGGGATCAGAAGGAGCCGTACGAGATCGGAACCGCCTACGGCCACATCGCGCTCGGTGTTCCCGACATTTATTCCACCTGCGAAACGCTGGCGGCTGAAGGTGTCAAGATCCCGCGTCCGCCGGGGCCGATGAAGCACGGCTCCACCGTAATCGCCTTCATCGAGGATCCCGACGGTTACAAGGTCGAACTGATCGAGGCCAAGTAG
- the lpxB gene encoding lipid-A-disaccharide synthase, whose translation MTLIDTADDGPTLFLIAGEPSGDALGARLMAAARNLTGDKVRFVGIGGEKMIAEGLVSLFPMGELTLFGVFELLPHLPNLIRRIDQTVSEITRLRPDAVVGIDSPGFTVRVARKVRAASPDIPLIHYVAPTVWAWKPKRAAKYAAIYDHLLAVLPFEPPYFLREGLPCTFVGHSVVEGGAGKGDGTRFRERHGLAPTDRVVAMLPGSRKGEVSRLLPDFRATLEVLRPTHPDLVAVVPTVATVRDRVAAAVADWPVRTLLLEGDADKYDAFDAAEAALAASGTVALELALAGLPTVIAYRLNPVTVALYRRLIRVKYVNLVNLMLDRMLVPELLQQDCRPDRLAAELGRLLDEPEARQMQIDGVAEVARWLGQGGTPPSERAARTILDVIADHRPNDRQAGEQRP comes from the coding sequence ATGACGCTGATCGACACGGCCGATGATGGGCCAACCCTGTTCCTGATTGCAGGCGAGCCGTCTGGCGATGCGCTGGGCGCCCGTTTGATGGCGGCGGCACGGAACCTCACTGGCGACAAGGTGCGGTTCGTCGGAATCGGCGGCGAAAAGATGATCGCCGAAGGGTTGGTCAGTCTGTTCCCAATGGGGGAGTTGACGCTGTTCGGCGTTTTTGAGCTGTTGCCGCACCTGCCCAATTTGATTCGCCGCATCGACCAGACAGTATCGGAAATCACACGGCTGCGTCCTGACGCGGTGGTCGGCATCGATTCTCCGGGCTTCACGGTTCGCGTTGCCAGGAAGGTCCGCGCCGCGTCCCCGGATATTCCGTTGATCCATTACGTAGCCCCGACCGTATGGGCCTGGAAGCCGAAACGGGCGGCGAAATACGCGGCAATCTACGATCATCTACTGGCCGTGCTTCCCTTCGAGCCTCCCTATTTCCTGCGGGAGGGATTGCCTTGTACATTCGTCGGCCATTCCGTGGTCGAGGGTGGCGCGGGAAAAGGCGATGGCACCCGGTTCCGTGAGAGGCATGGGCTGGCGCCTACCGACCGGGTCGTCGCAATGTTGCCGGGTAGCCGTAAGGGCGAAGTATCACGCCTGTTGCCGGATTTCCGCGCCACGCTCGAGGTTCTTCGCCCAACCCATCCCGATCTCGTGGCGGTCGTCCCCACCGTGGCCACGGTGCGCGACCGGGTCGCCGCTGCGGTTGCGGATTGGCCGGTGCGCACCCTGCTTCTCGAGGGTGATGCTGACAAATATGATGCCTTTGATGCTGCAGAAGCGGCGCTTGCTGCATCGGGGACCGTGGCGCTGGAATTGGCGCTCGCGGGGCTGCCGACGGTGATTGCCTATCGACTGAACCCGGTGACAGTCGCCCTGTATCGCCGGCTGATCCGAGTGAAGTACGTCAATCTCGTCAACCTGATGCTTGATCGGATGCTGGTGCCGGAACTGCTGCAGCAGGACTGCCGACCCGATAGACTGGCTGCCGAGTTAGGCCGCCTGCTTGACGAGCCGGAAGCGCGCCAGATGCAGATCGATGGCGTCGCCGAGGTCGCGCGCTGGCTGGGGCAGGGCGGTACGCCGCCCAGCGAACGCGCGGCCCGCACCATTCTGGACGTCATCGCCGACCATCGACCAAACGACCGCCAAGCGGGAGAACAGAGACCATGA
- a CDS encoding efflux RND transporter permease subunit, translated as MKLGISGVLTRTFIRSPLTPLLLLASLVVGTVALLSLPREEEPQISVPMVDILVHADGLKADDAVELITKPLEEIVKGIDAVEHTYSQTSDDRVVVTARFLVGTSPDDAILRVHEKVRANMNRIPLGIPEPLIVGRGINDVAILTLTLAPKPEAAGRWADNALHGVADDLLAQLVAVEDVGLTFLVGGRPDQIRVEPDPERLALYGVTLNQLVDKVKNANRSFIVGQLRSQGGSLPVVAGQTLQGTTDIGLLLVTTQDGRPVYVKDVANVVVGARPDESSAWHLVPDGKGGLIRLPAVTIAVAKRAGANAVTIAEHVLERVHAIEAAGLPKDLTVTVTRDYGETANEKVNELLFHLALATVTIVGLIVLAIGWREGVVTFIVIPTTILLTMFASWLMGYTINRVSLFALIFSIGILVDDAIVVVENIDRHWSMRDGRTKVQAAIEAVAEVGNPTIIATLTVIAALLPMMFVSGLMGPYMSPIPANASAAMLFSFFVAMVLTPWLMVKLRPGDAHAGHGTGQGNGDHGHGGVLGRMYLAVARPVIRSKRTAWIFLLAIGVATLASTALFYTKDVTVKLLPFDNKSELQIVVDLPRGASAEDTERILLAAARKIGDLPELANIQAYSGTASPFNFNGLVRHYYLRDQPEQGDLQVNLAPKEKRRRASHDIALDIRERLTDLPVLPGTSIKVVEVPPGPPVLSTLLVEVYGPDAETRRKVAILVGGVFRQVDFIVDVDNSFREAGERLRFALDRESLEFHGVEEQAVYDTLQALMGGVPVGYSHRGAGRNPIEIAIRLPKSGLFLSERILATPVPGARGTVELGDLVTMTREAASYPLFRRNGRFAEMVTADLAGRFEAPIYGMLAVEERLKEVDWKAAGLPGEPEILLHGQPDDQSAPKLLWEGEWEITYVTFRDMGAAFAVAILGIYLLVVGQFGSFKLPLVILVPVPLTLIGIVLGHWLFGAAFTATSMIGFIALAGIIVRNSILLVDFIRHLRERGMGVREAVLEAGAIRFKPILLTAVAAMIGAAFILTDPIFQGLAISLLFGLFSSTLLTVLVIPAIYIVLRGDSPLPRRAEGQGRSYGAEDV; from the coding sequence ATGAAGCTCGGCATTTCCGGGGTGCTGACGCGGACCTTCATCCGCTCGCCCCTGACCCCGCTGCTGCTGCTCGCCTCCCTGGTGGTCGGGACGGTGGCCCTGCTTTCGCTGCCACGCGAGGAGGAGCCGCAGATCAGCGTGCCCATGGTGGACATCCTGGTCCACGCGGATGGGCTGAAGGCGGACGACGCCGTCGAACTCATCACCAAACCGTTGGAGGAGATCGTCAAAGGTATCGACGCGGTCGAGCACACCTACAGCCAGACCAGCGACGACCGCGTTGTCGTCACCGCCCGCTTTCTGGTCGGCACCTCGCCCGACGACGCGATCCTGCGCGTGCATGAGAAGGTGCGGGCCAACATGAACCGCATTCCGCTCGGCATTCCAGAGCCTCTGATCGTCGGACGCGGCATCAACGACGTGGCGATCCTGACCCTGACGCTGGCACCGAAGCCGGAGGCCGCCGGGCGCTGGGCCGACAATGCTCTTCATGGTGTGGCGGACGATCTGCTGGCGCAGCTGGTGGCGGTGGAGGACGTCGGCCTGACCTTCCTGGTTGGCGGTCGGCCAGACCAAATCCGCGTGGAACCGGATCCGGAGCGGCTGGCACTCTACGGGGTGACGCTCAACCAGCTCGTCGACAAGGTCAAGAATGCCAATCGCTCCTTCATCGTCGGGCAACTGCGCTCGCAGGGCGGCAGCCTGCCCGTCGTGGCCGGGCAGACGCTTCAGGGAACGACGGACATCGGCCTCTTGTTGGTGACCACTCAGGACGGCCGCCCGGTCTACGTGAAGGATGTTGCCAACGTGGTGGTCGGCGCCCGACCTGACGAGAGCAGTGCATGGCACCTGGTGCCGGATGGCAAGGGGGGGCTCATCCGCTTGCCGGCGGTCACCATCGCCGTCGCCAAGCGTGCCGGGGCCAACGCCGTGACCATCGCCGAACATGTGCTGGAGCGCGTCCACGCCATTGAGGCTGCCGGACTGCCCAAGGATCTGACGGTCACCGTCACCCGCGACTACGGCGAGACGGCGAACGAGAAGGTCAACGAACTCCTGTTCCATCTGGCGCTCGCCACCGTGACCATCGTCGGGCTGATCGTGCTGGCGATCGGCTGGCGCGAGGGGGTGGTGACCTTCATCGTCATCCCGACGACGATCCTGCTGACCATGTTCGCGTCCTGGCTGATGGGCTACACCATCAACCGCGTCAGCCTGTTCGCGTTGATCTTCTCCATCGGCATCCTGGTGGACGACGCCATCGTCGTGGTGGAGAACATCGACCGTCATTGGTCCATGCGCGATGGCCGCACCAAGGTCCAGGCCGCCATCGAGGCGGTGGCGGAGGTCGGCAACCCCACCATCATCGCCACCCTGACGGTGATCGCGGCGCTGTTGCCGATGATGTTCGTCTCCGGCCTGATGGGGCCCTACATGAGCCCGATCCCGGCCAACGCTTCCGCCGCCATGCTGTTCAGCTTCTTCGTCGCCATGGTGCTGACGCCCTGGCTCATGGTGAAGCTGCGTCCCGGCGATGCGCATGCCGGGCATGGCACCGGGCAAGGTAATGGCGACCATGGCCACGGTGGTGTGCTTGGGCGGATGTACCTGGCGGTCGCCCGGCCGGTCATCCGGAGCAAACGGACCGCCTGGATCTTCCTGCTGGCCATCGGGGTGGCGACGCTGGCGTCCACGGCGCTGTTCTACACCAAGGACGTGACGGTCAAGCTGCTGCCCTTCGACAACAAGTCGGAGCTTCAAATTGTCGTGGATCTGCCGCGGGGGGCTTCGGCGGAGGATACCGAGCGCATCCTGCTTGCTGCCGCCCGCAAGATTGGCGATCTGCCGGAACTGGCGAACATTCAGGCCTACAGTGGCACGGCGTCACCCTTCAACTTCAACGGTCTGGTCCGGCACTACTACCTGCGCGACCAGCCGGAGCAGGGCGACCTCCAGGTCAACCTTGCCCCCAAGGAGAAGCGCCGGCGGGCCAGCCACGACATCGCGTTGGACATCCGCGAGCGCCTGACCGACCTGCCTGTGCTCCCCGGGACCTCCATCAAGGTGGTCGAGGTGCCGCCCGGTCCGCCGGTTCTCTCCACGCTGCTGGTGGAAGTTTACGGCCCCGACGCCGAAACCCGCCGCAAGGTCGCCATCCTGGTCGGGGGCGTCTTCCGCCAAGTGGACTTCATCGTGGACGTGGACAACAGCTTTCGCGAAGCGGGCGAACGCCTGCGCTTCGCGCTGGACCGCGAAAGTCTGGAGTTCCACGGGGTAGAGGAACAGGCTGTCTACGATACCTTGCAGGCGCTGATGGGTGGCGTGCCGGTTGGCTACTCGCACCGGGGGGCCGGCCGTAACCCGATCGAGATCGCGATCCGCCTGCCCAAGTCCGGCCTGTTCCTGTCGGAACGCATCCTCGCCACGCCGGTTCCGGGTGCGCGGGGCACGGTGGAATTGGGCGACCTCGTCACCATGACGCGGGAGGCTGCCTCCTACCCGCTGTTCCGCCGCAATGGCCGCTTTGCCGAGATGGTAACGGCCGATCTCGCCGGGCGGTTCGAGGCGCCGATCTACGGCATGCTGGCCGTTGAGGAGCGCTTGAAGGAAGTCGACTGGAAAGCTGCCGGTTTGCCGGGTGAACCCGAGATCCTTCTGCACGGCCAGCCCGACGACCAGAGTGCGCCCAAGCTGCTGTGGGAGGGCGAGTGGGAGATCACCTACGTCACCTTCCGTGACATGGGGGCGGCGTTCGCTGTGGCGATCCTGGGCATCTACCTGCTGGTGGTCGGTCAGTTCGGCAGCTTCAAGCTGCCGCTGGTGATCCTGGTCCCGGTGCCGCTGACGTTGATCGGCATCGTGCTGGGCCACTGGCTGTTCGGCGCAGCCTTCACGGCGACCTCGATGATCGGCTTCATCGCATTGGCAGGCATCATCGTGCGCAACTCCATTCTGCTGGTGGACTTCATACGCCATCTGCGAGAACGGGGGATGGGCGTTCGCGAGGCCGTGCTGGAGGCAGGAGCGATTCGCTTCAAGCCGATCCTGCTGACTGCCGTTGCAGCGATGATCGGGGCGGCATTCATCCTGACCGACCCGATCTTCCAGGGATTGGCCATCTCGTTGCTGTTCGGACTGTTCAGTTCCACGCTGCTGACCGTGCTGGTAATTCCGGCAATCTATATCGTCCTGCGCGGTGACTCTCCCCTCCCGCGGCGTGCAGAGGGCCAGGGTCGATCGTATGGTGCAGAGGATGTCTGA
- the gltX gene encoding glutamate--tRNA ligase, whose product MTVVTRFAPSPTGFLHIGGGRTALFNWLYARRMGGTFLLRIEDTDRQRSTEAAVDAILDGLKWLGLDWDGEAVSQFGRKDRHAEVAHRMLAAGKAYRCYCSPEELEEMRAAQKAAGQPMRYDGRWRDRPESDAPEGVAPVIRLKAPQEGQTVLDDLVQGEVTVQNAQLDDLILLRADGTPTYLLAVVVDDHDMGVTHVIRGDDHLTNTFRQIQIFNAMGWDLPRFGHIPLIHGSDGAKLSKRHGALGVDAYRDMGYLPEAVRNYLLRLGWSHGDDEIISTEQAIEWFNLESIGRSPSRFDFAKLENLNAHYMRLADDGRLVGLIAPRLEAELGRGLTDADRDLLTRAMSGLKQRARTVVDLAQSARFYVAAQPLGYDEKASALLDEKGRGLLTELAAAFAEEPEFTATALEARVRTFAEARGEKLGKVAQPLRAALTGSTVSPPIFEVAELLGREATLSRIRDAAGAA is encoded by the coding sequence ATGACCGTCGTCACCCGCTTCGCTCCGTCGCCCACCGGATTTCTTCACATCGGCGGCGGCCGTACCGCGCTGTTCAACTGGCTGTACGCCCGCCGGATGGGCGGCACCTTCCTGCTGCGGATCGAAGACACCGACCGGCAACGGTCTACCGAGGCGGCGGTCGACGCCATCCTCGACGGGCTGAAGTGGCTGGGCCTGGATTGGGATGGCGAGGCGGTGAGCCAGTTCGGGCGGAAGGACCGCCATGCCGAGGTGGCGCACCGGATGCTGGCCGCCGGCAAGGCTTATCGTTGCTATTGCAGCCCGGAAGAACTGGAGGAGATGCGCGCCGCCCAGAAGGCTGCCGGCCAGCCGATGCGCTATGACGGCCGCTGGCGCGACCGCCCGGAGTCCGACGCGCCTGAGGGCGTGGCGCCCGTCATCCGCCTCAAGGCTCCGCAGGAAGGCCAGACCGTCCTCGACGATCTGGTCCAGGGCGAGGTCACGGTTCAGAACGCACAGCTGGACGACCTGATCCTGCTGCGGGCCGACGGTACGCCGACCTATCTGCTGGCCGTGGTGGTGGACGACCACGACATGGGCGTGACCCATGTCATCCGCGGTGACGACCATCTGACCAACACCTTCCGCCAGATCCAGATCTTCAATGCGATGGGATGGGACCTGCCGCGCTTCGGCCACATCCCGCTGATCCACGGCTCCGACGGAGCCAAGCTGTCCAAGCGCCACGGCGCGCTCGGCGTCGACGCCTACCGCGACATGGGCTATCTGCCGGAGGCTGTGCGCAATTACCTGCTGCGGCTCGGCTGGTCGCATGGCGACGACGAGATCATCTCGACCGAACAGGCGATCGAGTGGTTCAACCTGGAGAGCATTGGCCGCTCACCGTCGCGCTTCGACTTCGCCAAGCTGGAAAATCTGAACGCCCATTACATGCGTCTGGCCGACGACGGGCGACTGGTCGGGCTCATCGCGCCGCGGCTGGAGGCCGAGTTGGGCCGCGGCCTGACCGACGCCGACCGCGACCTTCTGACGCGGGCGATGAGCGGGCTGAAGCAGCGCGCCCGGACCGTCGTCGACCTGGCGCAGAGTGCTCGATTCTATGTCGCGGCGCAGCCGCTCGGCTATGATGAAAAGGCGTCTGCTCTGCTCGACGAGAAGGGCCGTGGCCTGTTGACGGAGTTGGCTGCCGCCTTCGCCGAGGAGCCGGAATTCACCGCCACGGCTCTGGAAGCACGGGTCCGCACCTTCGCCGAGGCGCGGGGGGAAAAACTCGGCAAAGTGGCACAGCCGCTGCGCGCCGCACTGACCGGATCGACGGTGTCGCCGCCGATCTTCGAAGTGGCTGAACTGTTGGGCAGGGAAGCGACTCTTTCTCGCATCCGCGATGCAGCGGGTGCAGCATGA